One Lepisosteus oculatus isolate fLepOcu1 chromosome 12, fLepOcu1.hap2, whole genome shotgun sequence genomic window, GTTGCATTGCATGATCCTGCAGCACAGTGCAATGTGTCTCCAGTGCAGTACAGAGGCCCTCCGCATCTCCACGTGCTCCACACGGCGCCCCCCGACGCAGTCCGGCAACAGGCGCCACATACCGAGCCCCCCCCCTGAAGATCTAGTTAGTGTGGCCGCTCTGGCCCCTGGGATACCCACACGTGTCAAGTGCAGGGCCCCTCCTCCAGACACAGTCCACATACACCCCTGTCACGCGCCGCTCTCTGGGTACAAGAAGCCCTGGGAGCGCTTTCTGATCACAGAAGACTGTGCTGCATTTCTTCTTGTCGCACGTTCAAGGGAGAGAATAGAGGCCACTGTCCCAGTGAGGCCCTGAGAACTCCTTTACTTTGTGTGGGTCTGGGTCTGGGGGGGGGTCTCATCATGCAGCCTGACACCTGGTAGAGTGGGGGTCTGATGATGGACACTTGACCTGTGACTCGAACTGGCTCTCGCTCCCTCTGTGGCCCCGGCCAGTGGGGGTACAAGACTCGGACACGCTCCGTCAAGTGATGAAAAGCTCGCGGGTGTCGAATCAGGAGTGCCCGTGCCCGTAATGATTCCCTCTCTGGCTGGCCCTGTCCTAGGGGGTGGAGCTCCTGGTGTGTGACCTCCTGCTGACCCTGAGGACCAGCCTGTGGCAGCGAGGAGGCGGAGCCAGCGGGGAGTCGGGCCCCGCCCCCGGGGCGCAGCTGGCCGGCTTCCAGAGGGACCTGAGCGCCCTGCGCAGGCTGGGCCACTGCTGCCGCCAGGCCCAGCACAAGGTCAGCTTCCCGCCTGCCGCCGTCCTGCTCTTCCTCTTCATCTGCAGAAGAGGGATCCCTTCCAGCTCCGTCGAGCTCGCTCTGCAGGCAGCTCACATGTGTTTCTGATTGTACTCTTCGCAGCGATAGACCGGTTGATCGTTTTTCTCTGCGGGGCTGTGATTATCAGCAGGGACTGTATCGGGGTGATGTGGCCGTAGCTCTGAAGTCAGAAGCAGACTCAGTTGCTGTAGGTGGGATGTGAAGCTGCAGCCGTGttgacagtgtctctctctgtgtgtgcgtgtgtcctgTCCAGCTGTTCCTCCACGAGACGACGGTGCGGCTGATGGCCGGGGCCAGTCCCACTCGCACCCACCAGCTCCTGGAGCACAGCCTGAGGAGGAGGAGCAACGTGCAGGGCAGTGCGGCAGGTAAcggcactgcacactgcacactgcacactgcacactgcacactgcacactgcacactgcagagacacactgcacactgcacactgcacactgcagagacacactgcacactgcagagacacactgcgCACTGCGCActgcagagacacactgcgcactgcagagacacactgcacacttcACACTGCGCActgcagagacacactgcgCACTGCACActtcacactgcacactgcacactgcagagacacactgcacactgcgcactgcagagacacactgcacactgcgcactgcagagacacactgcacactgcacactgcacactgcagagacacactgcagagacacacgcacaccgcacactgcagagacacactgcacaccgcacactgcagagacacactgcacaccgcacactgcagagacacactgcacactgcgcactgcagagacacactgcacactgcgcactgcagagacacactgcacactgcacactgcagagacacactgcacactgcacactgcacactgcagagacacactgcagagacacacgcacaccgcacactgcagagacacacgcacaccgcacactgcagagacacactgcacaccgcacactgcagagacacactgcacaccgcacactgcagagacacactgcacaccGCACACCGCACaccgcacactgcacactgcacactgcacactgcacactgcagagACACACTGCAGAGACACGTGCACACTGCACAGACAcgtgcacactgcacactgcacactgcacactgcagagacacactgcgCACTGCGCACTGCAGAGACAcacgcacactgcacactgcagagacacacgcacactgcacactgcagagacacacgcacactgcacactgcagagAGCAGAAGCGCGTGCTGTAGCAGTGGCCGTGACCGAACCCGTGTCCGTCTCTCTCAGGCGAGGGCGAGTGCGTcctgggggagagggagagagcccACGCCATCCTGCTGGCCTGCCGccacctgcccctgcccctgctcaCGCCCCCCGGGCACCGCGACCGCCTGCTGGCCGAGGCCAAGAGGACGCTGGAGCGCGTGGGCGACCGGCGCTCGCTGCAGGACTGCCAGCAGATCCTGCTGCGGCTGAGCGGAGGCACCACCATCGCGGCCTCCTAGCGCCCCGGCCTGCGCTCCTGCGGAGGCGCCCCCTCCAGCCCCGCTACGCTGCGCCGCGCGGCCCGCTGGGGAAGGGCCCGGAGTGTGTCCTCTCCTCCCGAGGACCAGCCCTCGCCCGCCCCCCGCCGCCCAGTGAAATCCCAGACCGCTCCGGGCCCGCGGGCTGTGGAACAGGACGGCACCTCGGAGTCGGGGTCCAGTCCCTGCCAGGCACAGTACCCTCGTCAGGGCGCACAGAGCGCAGCAGCCCCTGGGCAGGGGGCAGCTCTGCAGGAGGATAGTGCGGCTGACGGGGTCTGGAGCCGTGGCTCCGGGGCGGTGCAGGTTCCCTGTAGATACCACAGGCCAGTAGAGGAGCCCCTGTACCACGGCCTTCCAGCGCACCCCGTCTCCCCCAGCCAGAGTGGGGGGCGTCTCTGCAGGTGACCACGGCCCAGGCGCCAGAGCAGCACCCCCGGGTGTAGATCGTCCCTGCTGCCGCTAGTGCAGAACAGTGGGGAGCTGTTGAATTCTCACTTTCATTTGTATCGTTTCTCGGGCGCCTTCTGGATTATGTTTGTCATTGTATcgaatattattattgttattattattattattattattattattattattattattaaaatgagtTTTGTTCGTCGTCACCTGTCCGTACGCAGGCCTTTCGGAAAGCGCCAAAGGTTATgtttcttgtgtgtgtgtgtgtgtggtcttgtctcgtgtttttatttgtatttttaaaacgaACAATGTAGGGATTTATTTTTGAACTGAAAAAGGGGAAAGGATCCGGAGATCCGCCTTCAGGCTTTTAAAGTCATCACGGTTGCTTTTATTTTCCATAATAAAAACCGGTATCTTACGTTTCTGCTTTGCAAAAGAACAGCCGCCAGTGctgacagtgtgtccagtgtgtaaaGGGAAGTGTCTGTCTGTAATTTCCATCAGTAACGGACAGTAATTCCGCCCTCTTGCAGGTGTGAAGTTGTGagagggcgggggggggggtgctctAGGGGCGGTGGGCTGCTTTCAGGCCCTGGGGCCCTGCCTTTCCCGctccgcagggggcgccagagAGGAGCACAGGGGAGCCCCTGTTTTAAAAAGGGCAGGTTGTGAACTGGAAAAGTGTCTTTCCGGAGTCTCGGAAGAGCTGGAAACCCTGTAAAATCCTCTCGGCTCCCTTGCTCTGGTCATATTCCCGATTGTCTCTCAtctggggtgttttttttttttaaataaaagacgaAACTAAAGCcgctgtgtgcctgtgtgtatcTGTTGCACCcttctgctgttttaaaaagaTTGGATGGCAGTGTCCTGCACTTCTCTCTGTTATTAGTAAAGGTGAGAAATACAATGATCAggaagctgtttttaaaaaaagggtgtgtgtgtgtgtgatagaAAATAACAAGCAGTTGGCTTTTTCCACAGTTTACCACGTGTTAAGACCTGTCTGCTGCTCTTCCCCTCTCTGGAGTTGTTAATTTCGTTTGGTAATTCACCGTCGTAATCTCAGCACTTGTACTGGAGTCGCCATTACTGATCACAGGTTTTCGTGCATCAGTTTAACTGCTGATGCTCGGGTGACATCAGGGGCCGGGATCGCCCCAGCTCTGCGACCCCACGTCACCAGTGTGAGGTCAGGGCTGAGCTGAAATCCCAACCCATTTCGGGTCAACTGATCCCAAAGGGTCAAAGGTTCATGATACGCCTCAGGTCGCAGGTAGGTAATCCTAGTTAGAGCACGACTGTGACTTTGATGGTAggctaaaaataattatatcaggtggggagctgcgtcagcatgcgtaggctgcaaaggaaagagtaataggtttattcctgctgaaaagaacacgtcagggctgtgaagattaaagatctctccgaGCCTATtgttctcatttcacctctgaaggccacgaccactctaatctctccgtctgtgctCTCAAAGATTTCCTAACtcctacatcagaaagaccacagaaactaaaattatcctgcagctgggATCTCACCTTCCctcttctctcaacgacagactactcttctacattctctctattcattgtaggtttcatttcacacctgtcTACACCTGTCCTGATTCCACACCTTTTGActggcctctctgtctgtcccctgctcccgcctctcgctcctcctctctcccagcctttgttctcctgctactttacttttgcctactgccctgtctctctcacacctggagaaggctccacggccgaaacgttgtgttctctttcatctcttttcagcatggaataaacctattacttgttccttaaaaaTAATGATATACAATCTACAGTTTCACCTCTGAATTATATGCAGCATTTCTACTGCCTTTAGTTCCTGACGTGTTTGGAAGTGattgcttttgaaaatatttgattatgATCATCATGACGTCTGATGAACGCGTGCTTTGATAAAATGATCGATCGGTCATGAGCGTCACACACCCGCTAGAAGCCGATGACGTCATGTTtatagttgtttttttgtgctgggCAAGAAAAACTGTCCGGCTACAGGCGTTTCCAGCGGTAAAGTTCCTCGTCTGTCGCTGTGGAATCTTTCAGGGAGGCTCTATTATTTTTGGGGAAAATATTTGCTTCCAAGAAAGCTGACGTTTTTAATGGTTAACGGTTTTCATAAAGATGCAGCATGATGACTAGCAAAACGGTGAAAACTTTGCCGTCTTGTAGTTTTAATAAATCTGTTATTTATCTGTTAATAAACCTATTTTGAAGGAATATTTTAACTTGAAAAGAACAGATACAAAAGCAACGAGAaatgtgtaaaatgtatttctgtaaaGGTTTACAGAGATGCGTGCGCGCGTAGCGGCGACTGGAACGCCCCGTGCACTCGGAACCGCAGTGCGGCGCAGCGCGTTTCCCGGCCGGACGCAGATCGCTGCTGCACACGGGCGCTCAACAGGAAGTCGGTGCAGTAACAACACTCGCACACGTGTGATCTGGGGACTGGGGTGCCATGGCGAAAAAGAAGAAGCTCGGACCCGGGGCCAAGAGACGGGAGCGCAAGACCGTGGTGACTTTCAACGACAAGGACAGGCAGTGAGTGACCCGGGAGGGACAGAGTTCAGAGACTGGAGAGCTGAGATAGTTTGTCCCCTCCCCCCGCCCCCCGCGGGCTAACGTGATGTCGAATAAACCACAGGAAAGGAAGTTTTACACTTAAAAAGTGTTGGTCTGTCTCTATCAGTCCGTGAGTGCTCAGCGTGTGTCCGGGAGATCTAAATCTGTGCGTGATGGTGTCGTGGCAGTGCAGGCTCACGGGTTGTGCTGGCCTCCACTGTCCACAGTGCTGGCTAGCCCTGCTCCACAGCTCAggggtctgtgtggagtttgcatggtcttcCCCATTCTCTGGGGCTCTGGGGGTTGGGCTGGGCTCAGCAGAGTGCGCCCGTGGGTGGGTGGCGGGcgtgtccgtgtctgtgtctctccccGTGACCCAGCGGTCTGGTGACCCTGCCTGCGCTTCTCTCTGACAGCGACTATCTGACCGGCTTCCACAAGAGGAAGCTGGAGAGGCGCAAGGTGGCTGTGGAGGAGATCAAGCAgaagctgaaggaggagcagcGCAAAGTGAGAGAGGAGGTGAGTGAGACAGGCGGGTGAGCGAGGGAGCGAGACAGGCGGGTGAGCGAGGGAGCGAGACAGGCGGGTGagcgagggagagagacaggtgacagCGGGACAGACTGCTGAGTGtcaggggagagaggggtgagacagacaggtgagagagagtgagactgcGGGGCTGGGAGACAGATGTTGAGTGGGGTAAAAACGTTCTGACAGATTCCTGTCTCACTGGATCTCTCCTGCTTCCATTGCAGAGACACAAGGAGTACCTGAAGATGTTGAAAGAGAGAAAGGAGGCCCTGGGTGAGAGACCAGACACACTGCCTGTGCGACACCCTGACTGCCCGACACACTGCCTGTGCGACACCCTGACTGCTCGACACACTGCCCGTGTGACACCCTGACTGCCCGACACACTGTGTGGCACCCTGACTGCCCGACACACTGCCTGTGCGACACCCTGACTGCTCGACACACTGCCTGTGTGACACCCTGACTGCCCGACACACTGTGTGACGCCCTGACTGCCTGTGTGACACCCTGACTGCCCGACGCCGTGctgttcttgttttgtgttttctttacacTGTAtgtcctctctcactgtccatCTCTACGTCTCTGTGTCTAGAGGAGGCAGATGAGTTGGAGGAGCTGGTCACAGGGAAGACAGAGTCTGTCCAGTACGATCACCCCAATCACACAGTCACCGTGACGACAATCAGCGACCTTGACCTCTCCGGGGCCCGCCTCTTAGGCTTGGAGACCAATCAGGTGCGTCCAGTTTGGGACTTTCTCATTGTCAGAGCTGTTTATTGGCTCATTACTTTGTAAGCATGTAAGGGGGTCAGCCAATGTTTGCTTGATGGGtcatatattttcctttttatgttttttttttattgatttgggGTTTTGGGAAGGTCTCACTCTTGGCGTGATTCTGGTCTGTCTTCCACAGGGCACAGAGGAGAGTGAGGAGGAGAAGGGTGGAGAgagtgaggaagaggaagaagagaaGAACAGCAGAGCACTACCCAAGAAAGCTGGGGATCCGATCATGTCCAAAAAGTAATTGTGCAatctctttctgtctctgtgTTAGAGGTGTTTCTGGGATCTGCGTTCAGACTTATGCATCTCTGTGGTCTCTATGCAGGTCTTCAGTTATCTCTCTGttaggagtgtctctagggcctgtattagggtctgtattaatctccgTGTTTggggtgtgtctctagggtctgtgTTTATCTCTGTGTTTggggtgtgtctctagggtctgtattaatctctgtgtttGGGGTGTGTCTCTAGGGCCTGTATTAGGGCCTGTATACTCCCTCTCTTTGACCTCCTGTgcccctcttcctctctccctcaggcTGTCCTCCCTCACCGCCTCTCTCCACGCCCACACCAAGACCAAGAAGAAGAAGGGGTGGGACAAAAGGAAGGGGAAGGAAGGGGTGGGCCGGGGCAGGGTGATTGACAGGAAGGGGGGAGGAGCCACCCAGAAGCTCAGACTGGGCCGGACCAGCAAGAAGCAGCGCCGCCAGCGGACCGGGAGACGGTACCAGCAGAAGGACTGAGAGCCCGGGGCTGGGCCTGGGCAGGGTGGGGGTGAGGTGCAGAGGTCTGGCTGGAATCTGGAGTGCGTGGAGGTGTGTGTTCATACAGCTGGAGTCTCAGGGTCACATGGTCCTGCTTCTGCAGACAACAACACTGTGAAGGAGCTGGACCATCCAGTGTGTGTGGGACAGGGATCAGTgactgtccagtgtgtgtgtgtgtgtgtgtgtgtgtcaagcATCAGTGTgactgtccagtgtgtgtgtgtgtcagggatcagtgactgtccagtgtgtgtgtgtgtgtcaggcgTCAGTGTcactgtcctgtgtgtgtcaagggtcagtgatggcctggtgggtgtgtatataaaatgtttctgGTTTTGTACAATAAgctgtaaaaatgcaaaataaaaaagcatcaaGTTTAACAACCCCTGAAGTACAAGTGTCTCGTTCGGAGTTGGCTGTGTGCCTTCTGAGCCGAGAGGGACCGGAGCCTGAAAGTGACGGGTTCTGGAGAAGACGGGAAAAGGCCAGACCCGCTGGAGAGTCTGCAACTGAGGTCACAGCAACTTGGGCCAATAGTTCAACCCAGGACCTGTCTGTACACCTGTCTgccagaccagaccagaccagaccagaccaCACCACAGCCTCTGGGCCTCACAGGGGACTGTGGAGTTGGTAGGAAACTGCAAATCCAGTCCAGGTGACATTCAGGCTGATGGGGCTGTGAGAGAGATCAGGGTGCATAATGCAGTAAAAAACATTCAAACGCAAGAACTCTACCTGCACCGACAGCCAGCACCGGGGCTCTTCGAGGGGGTACAGCTGAGCTCAGGCGGGTGGCGCGGTTTTTGTGGCCCTCTTGTGGCGCCTGCCAGTACTTGCAGGCGCATCTATCGTCCGTTTTTTACCGGTTTCTGGGTTGATGGAGTCAATTTCGTGCTACCGCGCTGTGTCATTCCATTTGCGCTGAGGTTGTAACCATCTTAAATCCTCATGAGATCGCCTCAATGCTGAGTCCTTACgcaaatgtgtttaaatatgtTAAAGGTGAACTTTATGAGACTGTAAACTTTATTTCAGTTGATCAGACTCgtttgtataaaataaatacatttgtgaAGCTTCGGGAGCTGCAGCCAGTTCAAACgccacaatttaaaaatgtattaaaacaatTCCTAATCACCTGAACCGACCAGTGACAGCTGGACACCAGCTCTCGATTCGCTTTCGCAAGCCGGTGAAActcaatatttgtttaaataggAAGAAACTGCTGTCATTGCGGCTCCGCCCGCTGCGTCTGCGCGTCTTCTGGAATAACCGTTCGGCGGAGCCAAAATGGCGGACAAAGCGTGGCGGTTTCCTCACCTGTTGCTCTCGGACGCCAGCTGCTGAAGAAAGCGCCAATGGGATCTCAGATTGGGAAACATGAGCCAATGAACGGAGAGCGGGGGCGTGTCTCGGTGACCAGAGCTGCGTTCACTCTCCCGATGGAAATTTGTGCAATTTGTGATCAATAAGAACTGCGGAGATCCGGCAGGCAAGTTGATGTCAAAATATTACCTTTCTTTGACTGTAATGAGAAAGAAATATATAGCATTTCTACAAATATTGACTCTTTCTGGGATGGAGATCTTTTCAGACCGTTATTAATTGCGAGCGAATGTAACATTGTTTCGTGTTTTTAACTTTGTACGTTTGACGTCGGTATGCGTTATAAAAATAAGTCATATTTACTTATCCCGAGGTAGACATTCAGCTGGACCTAACTATAGCGAGTTATAAAGAATTGTACCGCTGTTTGCTGTAATGGGGTGAAGTCTGAGTCTGATATTTTGAATCATCAGTACTGTGGATCAGTTCGGGCTCCTGTACGgtatagtgtgtgtgtgtggttctgCTGTCTCACAGTATGTCAGAGCAGAGGACGTCTCTTTATTGATCGGACATCTGTTTCTGAAGGTGGGGAACTCTGTACTAGTGATTTGTTCAGATTTCTGttccagctcagctcttaaTGGGCAGCACTGGAGCCCTTGGTTcagttgctgtctgtgtggagtctgcatggtctgcatgttctccccgcaCTTGCGTGGGTCAATAACAAGCTGGAAGGTTTGCTGgctttgggaaaactggccctggtgtgagtgtgtcctgtgatggactggcagggtgtgtgagtgtgtgtcctgtccagggtgtctcctgccttgtgcctgttgctcgcTGGGATAGTGGAAGAAACAGTCagacaatggatggatgatCTCTTAATGACGTATTTTAAGAAACCATCTGTTTAATTTGTGACAATTTATAAGTCCAGTCCAGCAGGTTTGGAAGATAgggagatcactttattggccctatacaatttacaatttcttgtattaggagtttgtcttttcacagaccccagcttgctctccgtgagacagacagacagggagagaagcttggggtcagagcgcagggtcagccactgtacagcacccctggagcagttggggtgaagggccttgctcaggagcccgacagagtaggattcctctgccggccgcgggatttgaaccagcaaccttccagccccaggcgcagaccctgagccacagagccaccgcactgcccCCTATGACAGAATAGTTACATAAAACTGACTGATCTTCACCTGTACATGAACCTTACAGAGCAGGAGACCATGAAGACATGCAGAGCTTTCCTCCCATCAAGCGTTTTCCTCATTTCTCCCAGCGCTGCGGCTGTCTGGACATGGTGCTGTGAGGCTGTGAGGAAGCTCCACTCCAGCTGTGCGCTCTCGTGTGCACGCAGACGCCTCCACCATGATCCCTGTGTCTGAGGACCTGTACTGTCGCAGGTTCGAGGCCAACATCTTCGACCCCAGCCGCTGCCTCAACTGCCTGCGACCCCGGGACCTGCACCCCCACCTCGCTCAGGTGAGAGACGGGGACAGTCAGGtctggacagagagacagggagacagagagacaggcgtGCTGGAGTCACTGACAGATCAAAGACACACTGTGCTGAGGACAGACAGATGATTAAGACACACCGTGctgaggacagacagacagatgattAAGACACACTGTGCtgaggacaggcagacagatgaTTAAGACACACTGTGCTGAGGACAGACAGATGATTAAGACACACCGTGCTGAGGACAGACAGATGATTAAGACACACCGTGctgaggacagacagacagatgattAAGACACACTGTGCtgaggacaggcagacagatgaTTAAGACACACTGTGCTGAGGATAGACAGACAGATGATTAAGACACACTGTGctgaggacagacagacagacagctgaTTAAGACACACCGTGCTGAGGACAGGTAGACAGATGATTAAGACACACTGTGCTGAGGACAGACAGATGATTAAGACACACCGTGctgaggacagacagacagatgattAAGACACACTGTGctgaggacagacagacagacagacagatgattAAGACACACCGTGCTGAGGACAGGTAGACAGATGATTAAGACACACTGTGCTGAGGACAGACAGATGATTAAGACACACCGTGCtgaggacaggcagacagacagatgatTAAGACACACCGTGCtgaggacaggcagacagatgaTTAAGACACACCGTGctgaggacagacagacagatgattAAGACACACTGTGctgaggacagacagacagacagacagacagacagacagacagacagatgattAAGACACACCGTGCTGAGGACAGGTAGACAGATGATTAAGACACACCGTGCTGAGGACAGGTAGACAGATGATTAAGACACACTGTGCTGAGGACAGACAGATGATTAAGACACACCGTGCTGAGGACAGGCAGACACTCACAGCAGGCTGGTTGACAGGTTTAGACCCACAGAGCAggacagagcacacagacagccgGGTCAGTGAGAGACAGTGGGAGAGCGagtgacacagacacacaacacagagagacactCAGGTCTGGCCGTGTGTCCAGGCACCTGAGGCAGACTCTGGGCTGAGCAGCCCGTCTGCATGGTCACGTCAAGCCCAGAGCAGGGAGGGTCCAGAGAGGCTAATTAATTACACACAGGAGATCGTTTACACTCCTCTGGGGAGCAGCAGTAACCCGATACAGAGTGCCAGCACGCACGGCTCACCGAGCAGATCAGGTCCACACAGACACCCCAGTGCGAGAAGCAGGAGCAGAAACAGCTGGGAGCCGCAGGTGAATTCTGTGAGTAGAGTAACTCCGTCCCCCTGCGGGACTGAGCAACACTCATTCTGCCTTCAGTTCCAACTCCTTTCGTTTGTTTCTTTCTATCTGTATGAAATATATGGATTGTTCTTATCGGAGGCTCTGGGTGACTCTATCCTCTCTCCAGCTCCAGTGTCCAGTCTCTGTCTGTAACCCCACTGTCCCcctgacacaggacacagaggtgCAGACGTGTTGTTACAGACTGAGGGTCTGTTCaggagtgatgatgatgatgatgaagggcCTGGGTTTGGGCTGGGCTCGGCTGTACTGATGATGTCATTGGAAACGTGCGAGGAGGGAGGCAGGGAGATGTTTCCTCACAGAAAAGAGCGGAGAGATAAAATAATCATGAGCACAGCCCAGGGGCGGTTGGGTTACAGCAGAGAAACAGGAAGCCAGAGCCAGCAGGAGAGCTGCAGACAGGGGGAGCTGGGGTCTCGTCTCGGGGTCTCCAGCAGGACTGTGGGGGACAGGGGAGAGGGGCCAGTccggggggggtgtgtgtgcgtgtttgtgtgtgaGTAAACGGGCTGTCTaagacacactgctctgtgtgtgtctgagttaTTGTGGGAGCAAGGCTCAGTTTTAGGGTGCAGAGTAGTGTCTAGGGTGGGGGCTGGGTTCAGTTTTGGGGTGCAAAGTAGTGTCTAGTGTGGGTGGTACGATCAGGCTCAGTTGTAGGGTACGATCTGGCTCAGTTGTAGGGTACAATCAGGCTCAGTTGTAGGGTACGATCAGGCTCAGTTGTAGGTACGATCAGGCTCAGTTGTAGGGTACAATCAGGCTCAGCTGTAGGGTACGATCAGGCTCAGTTGTAGGTACGATCAGGCTCAGTTGTAGGGTACGATCAGGCTCAGTTGTAGGGTACGATCAGGCTCAGCTGTAGGGTACATTCAGGCTCAGTTGTAGGGTACAATCAGGCTCAGCTGTAGGGTACGATTAGGCTCAGTTGTAGGGTACAATCAGGCTCAGTTGTAGGGTACGATCAGGCTCAGTTGTAGGTACGATCAGGCTCAGCTGTAGGGTACGATCAGGCTCAGTTGTAGGGTACGATCAGGCTCAGCTGTAGGGTACGATCAGTGCAGTTGTAGGTACAATCAGGCTCAGCTGTAGGGTACGATCAAGCTCAGCTGTAGGGTACAATCAGGCTCAGCTGTAGGGTACGATCAGGCTCAGTTGTAGGTACGATCAGGCTCAGTTGTAGGGTACGATCAGGCTCAGTTGTAGGGTACGATCAGGCTCAGTTGTAGGGTTTGTTAAGGCTCAGCTGTAGGGTACGATCAGGCTCAGTTGTAGGGTACGATCAGGCTCAGTTGTAGGGTATGATCAGGCTCAGTTGTAGGGTATGATCAGGCTCAGTTGTAGGGTTTGTTCAGGCTCAGCTGTAGTGTACGATCAGGCTCAGCTGTAGGGTACGATCAGGCTCAGTTGTAGGGTACGCAGCAGCTTGCTGTGctgctgtgactgtgtgtggCTTAGTGAGAGGGTGTGCTGTGTGACAGTGTAACAGTCTGCACTGTACCTGGGAACCACTCTCCTCTGCCTCTCACCAGCTCCAGTCATGTACGGTATCTCGTTTCCAAGCCAGGAAGAGAAACTGGACTGAGCTCAGACAGGACCCGAGCTGTGAGTGTTGGGGATCAGGGTC contains:
- the nol12 gene encoding nucleolar protein 12, with product MAKKKKLGPGAKRRERKTVVTFNDKDRHDYLTGFHKRKLERRKVAVEEIKQKLKEEQRKVREERHKEYLKMLKERKEALEEADELEELVTGKTESVQYDHPNHTVTVTTISDLDLSGARLLGLETNQGTEESEEEKGGESEEEEEEKNSRALPKKAGDPIMSKKLSSLTASLHAHTKTKKKKGWDKRKGKEGVGRGRVIDRKGGGATQKLRLGRTSKKQRRQRTGRRYQQKD